A genomic segment from Necator americanus strain Aroian chromosome III, whole genome shotgun sequence encodes:
- a CDS encoding hypothetical protein (NECATOR_CHRIII.G9241.T1), protein MPLVPCLLCCPTSSNSSSSSSSGTESAVSNEERKPRNDIKEEIENEVKRDDCKKYSDVKKPFESTDDTTTALIIDEQEEEQKNVMYGQGEGIRQHLIDSHSTFVAKAFLYPDLSSSIHYWLMACVEYGTPPNDPMVTQIYSTVDGEMMTAGVAAAATDTSPDDDSSNESSTSPDPLDFASLLSAFINNGSQLLNGNGVDREKKSNRKRCGGSYDGNNAKRRNGWHENGHLEINDETSLIDPQLFFENGEDVACASGLVDSKAKNKVTCVVCKVEVCNTARQRHVFMVHVKKEDMYQCPECDYLNSNSVWEAKKHCTSQHGKGVEPISNEEKHKALILMWNKRCFPDWKQKRPQWWSSDENANGLNNYNSAKEFKDLKIDNDEVTAMIREAILRREPGDSIIREEDRDDSEPRTPAPEGLHIDDRTCHLCWEESRYPGRHIAQKHLRKPLYECPVCEGFGSYEGCTVMKHIHKVHPDCPDAQPISNLERYADEIRDLQNRCFPNRPMKLVRPKESTRPRERHHCKMCGTQVAQSDRQRHVYHRHLQRTRIFECPLCNFASNYDVHRVKWHIKWMHKDDKELEPISHENEYRKEIDQLNEECFPGWQHRRKPFWWLDNDDKKSEVAEDGMNGHIKNEDLDPDTEIIENGSNCVKEGSPSSTGNDLDEYDDSPDGSRHSKDRDHVGQPMKRVSEWTCRLCLKEFKPTSNFLRHVAKDHLDMPLFQCALCEWGAADAYEVKAHMVKVHSNADLDPISNLELNPEHVQQRFSECFPSRKMKPGTFDKKKESTMLSDETKVTCQECFQEMKTEDRQIHVYRHHLKEPRLYECPLCDFSHHACSSDVRAHIKFTHRDNADVLPRANLLQYSQQIAEWNDRCFPGWINRKLPASVMEDFNRCRLCDEDVRQTSRHIAEAHLMIQLHQCPLCEYGAPESRLVKRHLKNSHDELEMEPIANVVVRRADFSALHDKCFPGRPKRLSNITISDDGRRTKCKLCLSTISRKRRLTHTLEKHMSTALYGCSACQFTHNWDESAVASHIKSAHSKSSNAKVLCLLAQFEAELRERGQQCFPDWVIESSYFE, encoded by the exons ACaagaagaagagcaaaaaaatgttatgtACGGACAAGGAGAAGGAATTCG gCAACATTTAATAGATTCACATTCGACATTTGTCGCAAAAGCATTTCTATATCCGGATCTATCAAGTTCAATTCATTATTGGTTAATGGCATGTGTGGAATATGGGACCCCTCCGAACGATCCAATGGTCACTCAAATCTATTCGACAGTTGATGGTGAAATGATGACCGCCGGcgtcgccgccgccgccacG GATACAAGTCCCGATGACGATTCGAGTAATGAGTCCTCGACGTCACCCGATCCGCTCGACTTCGCCTCGcttctttctgcttttatCAACAATGGCAGCCAGTTGTTGAATGGAAACGGTGTGGATAGAGAAAAG aagtcaAATAGGAAACGATGTGGAGGCTCATACGATGGCAATAATGCCAAACGTAGAAATGGTTGGCACGAGAATGGACATTTGGAG ATTAACGATGAGACATCATTGATCGATCCTCAATTGTTctttgaaaatggagaagaTGTAGCGTGTGCAAGCGGTTTAGTGGATAGTAAAGCGAAAAATAAGGTCACATGCGTG GTATGTAAAGTCGAAGTTTGTAATACGGCGCGACAACGACACGTGTTCATGGTCCATGTGAAGAAGGAGGATATGTATCA ATGTCCTGAATGTGATTACTTAAATTCAAATTCTGTGTGGGAAGCGAAAAAACACTGTACCAGTCAACATGGGAAAGGTGTAGAGCCGATAAGCAACGAAGAGAAACACAAAGCTCTTATAttg ATGTGGAATAAGCGATGTTTTCCCGACTGGAAACAAAAACGACCGCAATGGTGGTCTTCGGATGAGAATGCGAACGGATTGAATAACTACAATTCCGCTAAGGAGTTTAAGGatttaaaaattgataatGACGAGGTTACAGCTATGATTAGG GAAGCCATACTTCGCAGAGAACCCGGCGATTCCATTATACGTGAGGAGGATCGAGACGATTCTGAGCCACGAACACCAGCACCCGAGGGACTTCATATAGACGATAGGACGTGCCACCTATGTTGGGAAGAGAGCCG ATATCCTGGGCGACATATTGCACAAAAACATCTAAGGAAACCCCTGTACGAATGCCCTGTATGCGAAGGTTTCGGCAGTTATGAAGGATGCACCGTTATGAAACATATTCATAAG GTCCACCCGGACTGTCCAGATGCTCAACCGATTAGTAATCTTGAACGATACGCTGATGAAATACGTGATCTACAAAATAGATGTTTCCCGAATCGACCGATGAAACTCGTCCGACCGAAGGAAAGCACTCGACCACGAGAACGACATCATTGTAAGATGTGTGGGACACAG GTAGCTCAATCGGATCGACAACGACATGTATATCATAGACATTTGCAACGAACTCGTATATTTGAATGTCCATTGTGCAACTTTGCGTCGAACTACGACGTGCATAG GGTGAAATGGCATATTAAGTGGATGCATAAGGATGATAAGGAGTTGGAGCCAATTTCACATGAGAATGAGTATAG aaaagaaatcgatcAGCTGAATGAGGAATGTTTTCCCGGTTGGCAACATCGACGAAAACCATTTTGGTGGCTGGATAATGATGACAAGAAATCGGAG GTTGCTGAAGATGGAATGAACGGacatataaaaaatgaagatctcGATCCCGATACGGAAATAATTGAGAATGGTTCAAATTGTGTAAAAGAGGGATCACCTAGCTCTACGGGGAATGATTTG GATGAATATGACGATTCACCGGACGGAAGTCGTCATAGTAAGGACCGTGATCATGTTGGTCAGCCGATGAAACGCGTAAGCGAATGGACGTGTAGG ctGTGCTTAAAAGAGTTCAAACCGACATCAAATTTTCTCCGACACGTCGCCAAAGATCACTTGGATATGCCATTGTTTCAGTGCGCATTATGTGAATGGGGTGCGGCGGATGCTTACGAAGTCAAAGCTCATATGGTCAAG GTGCACAGTAATGCCGATCTCGATCCAATATCCAATCTAGAGCTTAATCCAGAACATGTACAGCAACGGTTCTCAGAGTGTTTCCCGTCAAGAAAGATGAAA CCGGGCACATTcgataagaagaaagaatcgaCGATGCTCAGTGATGAGACAAAGGTCACATGTCAGGAATGTTtccaagaaatgaaaacagaagATCGTCAA ATTCATGTCTATCGACATCATTTGAAGGAGCCACGACTATACGAATGTCCACTATGTGATTTTTCGCATCATGCTTGTTCAAGTGATGTTAGAGCTCATATCAA ATTTACCCATCGTGATAACGCTGATGTTCTACCACGAGCTAACCTCCTACAGTACTCCCAACAAATTGCCGAATGGAATGATCGTTGCTTCCCTGGCTGGATCAATAGAAAGTTACCAGCCAGTGTTATGGAAGATTTCAACAG GTGTCGACTTTGTGACGAAGACGTACGACAAACGTCAAGACACATTGCTGAAGCTCATCTAATGATACAGCTGCACCAATGTCCTCTATGTGAATACGGAGCGCCGGAATCGCGCCTGGTGAAAAGACATCTAAAGAATAGTCACGATGAATTG GAAATGGAGCCGATTGCGAATGTGGTGGTGCGGCGAGCGGATTTCTCTGCGTTGCATGATAAATGTTTCCCGGGACGACCGAAACGGTTATCGAACATTACCATATCGG ATGATGGGCGAAGGACCAAATGCAAACTCTGCCTATCGACTATAAGCCGTAAACGACGTTTGACGCATACGTTAGAAAAGCACATGAGCACTGCTTTGTATGG ATGCTCTGCATGCCAGTTTACTCACAATTGGGACGAATCAGCTGTGGCGAGTCATATAAAATCGGCGCATTCGAAATCGTCCAATGCAAAG GTGCTCTGCCTACTTGCTCAATTCGAAGCAGAACTTCGTGAACGAGGTCAGCAATGCTTTCCGGATTGGGTGATAGAATCCAGTTACTTCGAGTAG
- a CDS encoding hypothetical protein (NECATOR_CHRIII.G9241.T2), giving the protein MPLVPCLLCCPTSSNSSSSSSSGTESAVSNEERKPRNDIKEEIENEVKRDDCKKYSDVKKPFESTDDTTTALIIDEQEEEQKNVMYGQGEGIRQHLIDSHSTFVAKAFLYPDLSSSIHYWLMACVEYGTPPNDPMVTQIYSTVDGEMMTAGVAAAATDTSPDDDSSNESSTSPDPLDFASLLSAFINNGSQLLNGNGVDREKKSNRKRCGGSYDGNNAKRRNGWHENGHLEINDETSLIDPQLFFENGEDVACASGLVDSKAKNKVTCVVCKVEVCNTARQRHVFMVHVKKEDMYQCPECDYLNSNSVWEAKKHCTSQHGKGVEPISNEEKHKALILMWNKRCFPDWKQKRPQWWSSDENANGLNNYNSAKEFKDLKIDNDEVTAMIREAILRREPGDSIIREEDRDDSEPRTPAPEGLHIDDRTCHLCWEESRYPGRHIAQKHLRKPLYECPVCEGFGSYEGCTVMKHIHKVHPDCPDAQPISNLERYADEIRDLQNRCFPNRPMKLVRPKESTRPRERHHCKMCGTQVAQSDRQRHVYHRHLQRTRIFECPLCNFASNYDVHRVKWHIKWMHKDDKELEPISHENEYRKEIDQLNEECFPGWQHRRKPFWWLDNDDKKSEVAEDGMNGHIKNEDLDPDTEIIENGSNCVKEGSPSSTGNDLDEYDDSPDGSRHSKDRDHVGQPMKRVSEWTCRLCLKEFKPTSNFLRHVAKDHLDMPLFQCALCEWGAADAYEVKAHMVKVHSNADLDPISNLELNPEHVQQRFSECFPSRKMKPGTFDKKKESTMLSDETKVTCQECFQEMKTEDRQIHVYRHHLKEPRLYECPLCDFSHHACSSDVRAHIKFTHRDNADVLPRANLLQYSQQIAEWNDRCFPGWINRKLPASVMEDFNRCRLCDEDVRQTSRHIAEAHLMIQLHQCPLCEYGAPESRLVKRHLKNSHDELEMEPIANVVVRRADFSALHDKCFPGRPKRLSNITISDDGRRTKCKLCLSTISRKRRLTHTLEKHMSTALYGCSACQFTHNWDESAVASHIKSAHSKSSNAKVLCLLAQFEAELRERGQQCFPDWAYTRNIDPVLTRMYSALTQIWFMYSTELADGLCSNPGLHRIQLWAAPLAFSYGMTSVD; this is encoded by the exons ACaagaagaagagcaaaaaaatgttatgtACGGACAAGGAGAAGGAATTCG gCAACATTTAATAGATTCACATTCGACATTTGTCGCAAAAGCATTTCTATATCCGGATCTATCAAGTTCAATTCATTATTGGTTAATGGCATGTGTGGAATATGGGACCCCTCCGAACGATCCAATGGTCACTCAAATCTATTCGACAGTTGATGGTGAAATGATGACCGCCGGcgtcgccgccgccgccacG GATACAAGTCCCGATGACGATTCGAGTAATGAGTCCTCGACGTCACCCGATCCGCTCGACTTCGCCTCGcttctttctgcttttatCAACAATGGCAGCCAGTTGTTGAATGGAAACGGTGTGGATAGAGAAAAG aagtcaAATAGGAAACGATGTGGAGGCTCATACGATGGCAATAATGCCAAACGTAGAAATGGTTGGCACGAGAATGGACATTTGGAG ATTAACGATGAGACATCATTGATCGATCCTCAATTGTTctttgaaaatggagaagaTGTAGCGTGTGCAAGCGGTTTAGTGGATAGTAAAGCGAAAAATAAGGTCACATGCGTG GTATGTAAAGTCGAAGTTTGTAATACGGCGCGACAACGACACGTGTTCATGGTCCATGTGAAGAAGGAGGATATGTATCA ATGTCCTGAATGTGATTACTTAAATTCAAATTCTGTGTGGGAAGCGAAAAAACACTGTACCAGTCAACATGGGAAAGGTGTAGAGCCGATAAGCAACGAAGAGAAACACAAAGCTCTTATAttg ATGTGGAATAAGCGATGTTTTCCCGACTGGAAACAAAAACGACCGCAATGGTGGTCTTCGGATGAGAATGCGAACGGATTGAATAACTACAATTCCGCTAAGGAGTTTAAGGatttaaaaattgataatGACGAGGTTACAGCTATGATTAGG GAAGCCATACTTCGCAGAGAACCCGGCGATTCCATTATACGTGAGGAGGATCGAGACGATTCTGAGCCACGAACACCAGCACCCGAGGGACTTCATATAGACGATAGGACGTGCCACCTATGTTGGGAAGAGAGCCG ATATCCTGGGCGACATATTGCACAAAAACATCTAAGGAAACCCCTGTACGAATGCCCTGTATGCGAAGGTTTCGGCAGTTATGAAGGATGCACCGTTATGAAACATATTCATAAG GTCCACCCGGACTGTCCAGATGCTCAACCGATTAGTAATCTTGAACGATACGCTGATGAAATACGTGATCTACAAAATAGATGTTTCCCGAATCGACCGATGAAACTCGTCCGACCGAAGGAAAGCACTCGACCACGAGAACGACATCATTGTAAGATGTGTGGGACACAG GTAGCTCAATCGGATCGACAACGACATGTATATCATAGACATTTGCAACGAACTCGTATATTTGAATGTCCATTGTGCAACTTTGCGTCGAACTACGACGTGCATAG GGTGAAATGGCATATTAAGTGGATGCATAAGGATGATAAGGAGTTGGAGCCAATTTCACATGAGAATGAGTATAG aaaagaaatcgatcAGCTGAATGAGGAATGTTTTCCCGGTTGGCAACATCGACGAAAACCATTTTGGTGGCTGGATAATGATGACAAGAAATCGGAG GTTGCTGAAGATGGAATGAACGGacatataaaaaatgaagatctcGATCCCGATACGGAAATAATTGAGAATGGTTCAAATTGTGTAAAAGAGGGATCACCTAGCTCTACGGGGAATGATTTG GATGAATATGACGATTCACCGGACGGAAGTCGTCATAGTAAGGACCGTGATCATGTTGGTCAGCCGATGAAACGCGTAAGCGAATGGACGTGTAGG ctGTGCTTAAAAGAGTTCAAACCGACATCAAATTTTCTCCGACACGTCGCCAAAGATCACTTGGATATGCCATTGTTTCAGTGCGCATTATGTGAATGGGGTGCGGCGGATGCTTACGAAGTCAAAGCTCATATGGTCAAG GTGCACAGTAATGCCGATCTCGATCCAATATCCAATCTAGAGCTTAATCCAGAACATGTACAGCAACGGTTCTCAGAGTGTTTCCCGTCAAGAAAGATGAAA CCGGGCACATTcgataagaagaaagaatcgaCGATGCTCAGTGATGAGACAAAGGTCACATGTCAGGAATGTTtccaagaaatgaaaacagaagATCGTCAA ATTCATGTCTATCGACATCATTTGAAGGAGCCACGACTATACGAATGTCCACTATGTGATTTTTCGCATCATGCTTGTTCAAGTGATGTTAGAGCTCATATCAA ATTTACCCATCGTGATAACGCTGATGTTCTACCACGAGCTAACCTCCTACAGTACTCCCAACAAATTGCCGAATGGAATGATCGTTGCTTCCCTGGCTGGATCAATAGAAAGTTACCAGCCAGTGTTATGGAAGATTTCAACAG GTGTCGACTTTGTGACGAAGACGTACGACAAACGTCAAGACACATTGCTGAAGCTCATCTAATGATACAGCTGCACCAATGTCCTCTATGTGAATACGGAGCGCCGGAATCGCGCCTGGTGAAAAGACATCTAAAGAATAGTCACGATGAATTG GAAATGGAGCCGATTGCGAATGTGGTGGTGCGGCGAGCGGATTTCTCTGCGTTGCATGATAAATGTTTCCCGGGACGACCGAAACGGTTATCGAACATTACCATATCGG ATGATGGGCGAAGGACCAAATGCAAACTCTGCCTATCGACTATAAGCCGTAAACGACGTTTGACGCATACGTTAGAAAAGCACATGAGCACTGCTTTGTATGG ATGCTCTGCATGCCAGTTTACTCACAATTGGGACGAATCAGCTGTGGCGAGTCATATAAAATCGGCGCATTCGAAATCGTCCAATGCAAAG GTGCTCTGCCTACTTGCTCAATTCGAAGCAGAACTTCGTGAACGAGGTCAGCAATGCTTTCCGGATTGG GCTTATACAAGAAATATTGATCCGGTCCTAACTAG GATGTATTCCGCATTGACGCAGATTTGGTTCATGTATTCTACAGAGTTAGCGGATGGGCTCTGCAGCAATCCAGGATTACATAGGATTCAATTGTGGGCTGCACCATTAGCATTCAGTTATGGGATGACCTCGGTTGATTGA